One segment of uncultured Desulfovibrio sp. DNA contains the following:
- the tsaD gene encoding tRNA (adenosine(37)-N6)-threonylcarbamoyltransferase complex transferase subunit TsaD, with protein MLCLGIESSCDETALALVEDGRLVDAVLASQADVHALFGGVVPELASREHYRFVGALFDELMRRSGKANSDIDLVAAARGPGLLGSLLVGVAFAKGLALGLGKPFLGVNHLHAHLLAVGLEQKLHFPALGLLVSGGHTHIYRLESPWDCRLLGRTLDDAAGEAFDKVGKFLGLAYPGGKLMDALARAGHATPTMFPRPYLDNDNLDFSFSGLKTAATGLAAHQLAGQEWPRPLTDIAHAPQALKDYCASFNLAVVDTLCAKMARALDRNPGVTTLLMAGGVACNSLLRERIEQLMQGRGGQAYIPGPLLCTDNAAMVAHAGWLLGARGFSHDLRMETIPRGKIIPDDMLCSLC; from the coding sequence ATGTTGTGTTTGGGAATTGAAAGTTCTTGCGACGAAACCGCATTGGCGCTGGTTGAAGACGGGCGGCTTGTGGATGCCGTGCTTGCAAGCCAGGCCGATGTGCATGCCCTGTTTGGCGGAGTGGTGCCGGAACTTGCCTCGCGCGAGCATTACCGCTTTGTGGGCGCGCTGTTTGACGAACTGATGCGGCGCAGCGGCAAGGCCAATTCTGATATTGATCTTGTGGCAGCGGCGCGTGGCCCAGGCCTGCTTGGCAGCCTGCTGGTGGGCGTTGCCTTTGCCAAAGGGCTGGCCCTTGGCCTTGGCAAACCCTTTCTTGGGGTCAACCACTTGCATGCGCACCTTCTGGCAGTAGGGCTGGAGCAGAAATTGCATTTTCCAGCCCTTGGTTTGCTGGTGTCGGGCGGGCACACGCACATCTACCGGCTTGAATCGCCTTGGGATTGCCGCCTCCTTGGGCGCACTCTTGATGACGCGGCTGGTGAAGCTTTTGACAAGGTTGGCAAATTCCTGGGTCTGGCTTATCCTGGCGGCAAGCTTATGGATGCTCTGGCCAGGGCAGGGCATGCCACGCCAACCATGTTTCCCCGGCCTTATCTTGATAATGACAATCTGGATTTCAGCTTCAGCGGCCTCAAGACCGCCGCAACGGGCCTTGCCGCGCATCAGTTGGCGGGGCAGGAATGGCCTCGTCCGCTGACAGATATTGCCCATGCGCCGCAAGCGCTTAAAGATTATTGCGCTTCATTCAATCTGGCTGTTGTGGATACCTTGTGCGCCAAGATGGCTCGGGCGCTTGACCGCAACCCCGGTGTTACAACACTGCTGATGGCGGGCGGGGTAGCCTGCAACTCACTCTTGCGTGAACGGATTGAACAGCTCATGCAAGGCAGGGGAGGCCAGGCTTATATCCCCGGCCCCCTGTTATGTACCGATAATGCCGCAATGGTTGCCCATGCTGGATGGCTCTTGGGCGCACGGGGTTTCAGTCATGATTTGCGTATGGAAACCATAC